From Abyssibius alkaniclasticus:
GGCCGCCTTCCTGCCGGTTATGGATGCGCTTGGCCTGACCGTTTCCAATGCCCCAGGCCTGTCGCGTGGCACATCAACCGATGCCGTGCCCGCAAGCGCCGCCAATGCGGCCTTTGATTTGGCCGAGGGTGAAACCGCAGCCGTAGCCAATGGCGAGGACAGCTACATCGTTCTTCGCGTCAACAGCATTACCCCCGCCGAAGCAGACAGCTTTACAGATTATGTGGCGCAGCGCAGCACAGCCGACGAGGCCGGGCTCAGCAGCGATCTGTTCTTCTACTTTGCCAATGCGGTGCGCGATACAACCCAGGTCAGCGTGAATAACAGGCTGATCGAGGCGGTGTTGAACGGCTTTCAATAATGGCAATCCTGCCCGGTTTCGAAAGCTTCGCGCGCGGCTATGAGGCCGGGAAAAACCAGCTGGTCTGGACCCGGCTTATCGCCGATCTCGACACGCCGGTTTCGCTTTTGCTGAAACTTACCCAGGCGCGGCGCGATTCCTTTTTGCTGGAATCGGTCACCGGCGGCGAGGTGCGCGGGCGCTATTCCATTCTGGGCATGAAGCCCGACCTGATCTGGCGGTGCCGCGACGGTGCCGCCGATATCAACCGCAATGCGCGCTATGACGATGCGGCATTCGTGGCCGATCATCAGCCGCCCCTTGCGTCGTTGCGCGCGCTGATCGATGAATGCAAGCTCGACCTGCCCGAAGGCCTGCCGCCGATGGCCGCAGGGCTGTTCGGCTTTCTGGGCTATGACATGATCCGGCTGGTCGAACACCTGCCCAATATCAACCCCGACCCGCTGAACCTGCCCGATTCCATTTTGCAGCGCCCCAGCGTTGTGGTGGTGGTCGATGGGGTGAAGGGCGAAATCTGCGTTGTTTCGCCGGCCTGGGTTTCCAGCGGCCAGTCGGCCCGTGCCGCCTATGCCCAGGCGGCTGAACGGGTCAGCGACGCGCTGCGCGACCTGGACCGCCCCGTGCCGACCGAAAGCTTCGATCTGGCGCATATGCAGCCGGGCACGCCGGTGTCAAACACCAGCCATGACGATTATCTTGCAATGGTTGCCAAGGCCAAAGACTATATCGCGGCAGGCGATATTTTTCAGGTCGTGCCCTCGCAACGCTGGGCGCAGCCCTTCCCGCTGCCGCCCTTTGCGCTTTACCGCGCGCTGCGGCGCACAAATCCCTCGCCCTATATGTTCTATTTCAACTTTGGCGGCTTTCAGGTGATTGGCGCAAGCCCCGAAATTCTGGTGCGCGTGGTTGATGGCAAGGTCACAATCCGCCCGATTGCCGGCACCCGCAAACGCGGCATCGACGAGGCCGAGGACCGGGCGCTGGAGGCTGATTTGCTGGCCGACCCCAAGGAACGCGCCGAGCATCTGATGCTGCTCGATCTCGGGCGCAATGATGTGGGCCGCGTCGCCGAATTCGGCACCGTCACCCCAACCGAAAAATTCATCATCGAACGCTATTCGCATGTGATGCATATCGTCTCCAATGTCGAAGGCAG
This genomic window contains:
- the trpE gene encoding anthranilate synthase component I, whose product is MAILPGFESFARGYEAGKNQLVWTRLIADLDTPVSLLLKLTQARRDSFLLESVTGGEVRGRYSILGMKPDLIWRCRDGAADINRNARYDDAAFVADHQPPLASLRALIDECKLDLPEGLPPMAAGLFGFLGYDMIRLVEHLPNINPDPLNLPDSILQRPSVVVVVDGVKGEICVVSPAWVSSGQSARAAYAQAAERVSDALRDLDRPVPTESFDLAHMQPGTPVSNTSHDDYLAMVAKAKDYIAAGDIFQVVPSQRWAQPFPLPPFALYRALRRTNPSPYMFYFNFGGFQVIGASPEILVRVVDGKVTIRPIAGTRKRGIDEAEDRALEADLLADPKERAEHLMLLDLGRNDVGRVAEFGTVTPTEKFIIERYSHVMHIVSNVEGRLRAGEDALSALLAGLPAGTVSGAPKVRAMEIIDELEHEKRGVYGGGVGYFSAAGSMDICIALRTAVIKDEVLYIQAGGGVVADSDPEAEFEETVNKSKALRMAAEDAALFVKPYSSQ